TATAGACTATGTCGATAAGTTATCGACAGAAGTTATAATTGTTCGACACGGACGAAAGTTATTTTATGATGTTGCTTTGTCTTATGGACATATCGTTCTGTGTCGAATGTACGCGGCAAGAACCTTGAAATGTTAAATACAGTGAAAAATCCATTAATTATTGGTGAGTTAATGCTGGAAACAAGCAAAGATGTGCAAACAGAAATGAAAAAGCTCGAGGAAGAGATGAATGCGGTATTGCGCGGAATGTGCTGTACAAGCCCGCCGCTTTTGCTTTCGCGCGATTTAAAAGCCGCTATGTGATGCAGTGTTTAATTTATTCATGTTTTTTATAGTTTAGGAACCAATCAATAATTGGCGATGAGAATGGCTGACGAAAAAAAAGCAAAGGATGAAGCGCCAAAAAAGGAAGATCATGAAAATCCTGCGGATTTTCAAGCTGTTTCAACGCCTTCGGCGATTGAAAGTAAATCAGAGGCTGCAAAAAGCGTGAAACAGGAAAAGCCTCAAATGAATGAAGTTGACCTGCTTAAGTGCGAGCTTGCAGAAAAAACAAAGCTTGCCGGCGAAAATCTCAATCGGCTAAAATATTTGCAGGCCGAATTTGACAACTTCAGAAAGCGCGAGGCTGCCGACCGCAAAGATTTCATGAAGTTTGCAAACCACGAACTGATTGCCGCGCTGCTCAATATTGTTGATGATTTTGAGCGCGCAATTGCAGCGGCAAAAGACGAAAAAGACAAATGCGCGCTCCAGATGGTGCACAAGCGCTTTGTAAAAGTCCTTGAAGAGCACGGCGTAAAACCGATTGACGCGCTCGGCAAAAAGTTCGACGCGCATATGCACGAAGCGTTCCTTTCAGAAGAATCGGATAAAGAAGAAGGCATAGTGCTTGAAGAACTGCAGAAAGGATACATGCTTTTCGACCGCGTAATTCGGCACAGCAAGGTGAAGGTTGCGAGGAATAAAGAGAAAGAATAATCAGCGAATGTAGAATAAACTAAAGTGATTAAAAAGGCGAAATTATGGACATCAAAGATATAGAAACACTATTAAACACGTTCAAAACGTTCAAGTGGAATACTTTACGGAAAATGTACGGTAATTCCCATAGTTCAATAATCGGATTTATATCAACTGAATGGATTAATAGTTCTGATGGTAATTCTATTTTGGATGGGGCACCATCGTCAAAGTCAAAGACGGATAATAAACGAAAAAATGCGGACATATTGCTGTGTAAAGGAGATAAACCATTCATTCCCGTTGAAGTAGAAACAAATGTCTCAAAATATAGGGATAAATTAGAATCGCTAGGTATGTATCTGGACGATAAAAAGAATTTTGATGGTGCAAGATTTGGATTAATGATAATGTTAAACTTCTGTAAAAATAAGGCGACTGGTGAATTATATAAGCATAATTGGAACAAGATAAAGGAGGATATTGTGAAAAATAAAAAACATAACATCGTTTTAGTTTCTATAGAAAAAGAGAATAAGAAGAAACAGCTTACAGATTCAACTTTGGATAATTTGAGAGAACGCAATAATTACTATCCTTGGGACATTGTAGAAGTTAAGTATTGGATTTATTATGATAATAAAGAACTTGAAGGAGATTTTATTGAAAAGAAATAATTAATGTTATGGTGAATAGTATGCCATCCGAAAAAATAATCGGTTAATCTTTGAGTTGATGTCATGCCGCGCGAAATCTGCAATATCATGAAACCTTCTAAAAATTGCGAAGGTTTCAAGCTTTTGAAGCTGAAAAAGAATAATGATTTGCGCGGCTTCAAAATGAAAAACTTTTCGGTAATCTGTGACAAAAAATTTATGCGGGCAATAGATGATTTTTATGAAAACGTTGATAAAAAACGATAATGCGCTGCAAGACGCGCAAAAGTTTGCAGAACTATGCAAGCAGGAGCTGGGCGAAAATCTCGCGTCAGTAGTGCTGTTCGGCTCTGCGGCGCGCGGAACAAGCGGAAAATGGAGCGACATGGATTTTTGCGTCATCATGAAAAAACGGTACGATGACAAAAAGGAATTTGGCTTGAAAATGCGATTGCGCGAAGCATTTGGCAGGCACGCAGATATTATATTTCGCGAGGAAAAGGAAATACCGCAGCAAATAGCAGCCAATAGCGCGATTGATTTTGAGATAATGAGCGACGGAACGCCGGTATATGGCGCGCAATATTTTTTAAAATACAAACCGCTGTTAAAAGACGCTATAAAGCAAAATAATCTCTCAAGAAAACAGGAACTCGGAAAAGGTGTTTGGGTTTATGGAAGACTTAGAAAACATAAAGCTGAAAAGGGCGCCGGCTCGGCTGCTTGAAGCGCATGTGGATTTTGAATCCGCAAAAGCATTATCAAAAAGCGGAATAGACAGCAGGTCGCTTTATCATAGCCAGCAATGCGCAGAAAAAGCGCTTAAAGCATGCCTTTCAAAAACAAATGTCGGAGAAATAAAGTCGCACACGGTTGTGCAATATTTTCAATCGGAAATAATGCCTCTGCTAACAGGTGAATTAAAAGAAAAGTTCAAAGATTTGCATAATTTAATTTGGGTTGAAGAGCGATGGATGGACACAAGATATGAAGAATTTCGCGCAGGAAAAATAAAAGTGCCCAGCATGCAATTCAGCGCCGATGATGCTGAAACGGGCATAAAAACAGCGGAAAAAGCGTTGCTTGATTGCACTAACGTTGTTGAGTTTCTTTTCAAAAAAGAAATTCCGAAAAATACAGAAGGATTGAAGACGCTGTTGAATGCGTAAAGCATGACAAGATAGGTTGCGAATAGGGATGATAAAATATTTGAAAAAGCGCGTGATTTTATGAAAATATTGGTTTTCCTGCACGGCACGACAATCATGCACAAAAATGCGGTGGGACACTTGCGCGAGGAAATAATCAAACAGGTTGTTGACGAAGAATCCTCTGTAAAAGATTATGCTTCGTATATTCCCGTTGGAAATGCGCCGCAAAAATTGCAAATGTGGAAAAAACAGGGCGCAGAGATATTATATCTAAGTTCGCATAGAAATGCTGAAGATGTTGAAAAAGATAAAATAGTTTTGAAGAAATATAAATTTCCGGAAGGCAAAATATTCTTCTGCAAAAACGGCGAAGAATATAATGCTGTTGCAGAAAGAATTATGCCCGACCTAATAATAGAAGATGATTGCGAAAGCATCGGGGGAATATCCGAAATGACGCATCCCAATCTTAAGCCGGAAATTAAAGCGAAAATAAAATCAATTGTTGTCAAGGAATTTGCGGGCATTGATAATTTGCCCGATAAAATATCTAAATTGATAATTTAATTTTATGTTGATGTGATATATTATGGCAAGTGAAAAAATTATTGGCATAGATTTAGGAACTTCAAATAGCCAAGCGGCTGTTATGATTGGAGGAAAGCCGACAGTAATACCGAGCGCAGAAGGCGCGACTGTGGCAGGAAAGATGTTTCCGTCAGTTGTGGCGTTCACAAAAGACGGCACGCTTTTGGTCGGAGAGCCGGCGCGCAGACAAGCTGTGACAAACCCTGAAGGAACTGTCATGGCGGCAAAACGAAAGATGGGAACTGATTTCAAATACACAATTCACGGAAAGACTTACACTCCCCAGCAAATCTCCGCATTCATTCTCCAGAAGATAAAAAAGGACGCCGAGGCGTATATCGGAGAGCCTGTGAAAAAAGTAGTGATTACAGTTCCTGCATACTTTAACGACAACCAGAGGCAGGCAACAAAAGACGCAGGCTCAATCGCGGGCCTGGAAGTTGTGCGAATAATCAATGAGCCGACAGCAGCATCACTTGCCTACGGCCTGGATAAATCCGGCGAGCACAAAGTCATGGTGTTCGACCTTGGAGGCGGGACGCTTGATGTTACAATTCTTGAATTCGGCGAAGGAATCTTTGAAGTAAAATCAACATCCGGGGACACACAGCTCGGCGGAACAGATATGGATGCCGCAATAATCGATTGGATTGTTGAAGAATTCAAAAAGCAGGAAGGCATTGATCTGAAAAAAGACACGATGGCAACACAGCGCGTTCGCGAAGCTGCAGAAAAGGCAAAGATAGAACTGTCAAATGTTCTTTCAACCGATATTAATCTTCCGTACATAACCGTTGATCAGGCAGGATCGGGGCCAAAGCACTTGAGCTTGAATATGACGCGCGCAAAATTAGAATCCTTAATCGCACCCATTGTTCAGCGATGCGTACATCCGATGGAGCAGGCAATGAAAGACGCAAAGATGAAAAAGGACGACATCAAAAAAATAATTCTTGTCGGTGGTCCTACTAGAATGCCGGTTATCCAGAAATTTGTCGAGGATTTCATTGGCGCAGACAAAGTCGCAAAAGGCGTTGACCCGATGGAATGCGTAGCAACGGGCGCGTCAATTCAGGGAGGCGTTCTTGCAGGAGATGTAAAGGATCTTCTTTTGCTTGATGTGACTCCGCTGACTCTTGGAATCGAAACACTTGGAAGCGTTGCAACACCGCTAATCACACGAAACAGTACAATTCCGACAAAAAAGAGCCAGATGTTTTCTACAGCCGCAGACAGCCAGACCGCGGTGACAATTCATGTGATACAGGGCGAAAGGCCGATGGCAAATGATAACACAAGCCTCGGCATGTTTAACCTTGTTGGAATACCGCCTGCACCGCGCGGAGTTCCGCAGATCGAAGTGACTTTTGACATCGACGCAAACGGAATACTTAACGTCACTGCAAAAGACCACGGAACAGGAAAGGAGCAGAAGATAACAATATCCGCGACCACTAAACTGTCAAAAGACCAGATTGACAAAATGGTAAAAGAGGCAGAGAAATTCTCTGATGAGGACAAAAAGAAAAAAGAGGAAGTCGAGGCAAGAAACACTGCAGACAGCCTTGTTTATACAACAGAGAAAACTCTTGCTGATTTGAAGGACAAAATTACGCCCGAGCAGAAAGAGAAAATTGAGCCTGCGCTCAAGGCTTTGAAGGACGCAGTTTCTGGAAAAGACACTGAGAAGATAAAGCAGGAAAGCGAGAATCTCAGCAAAGCAATCCAGGAAATCGGCGCATCAATTTATCAGCAGCCCGGTGCACAAGCAGGAGCTGGCGCAGGTCCGGCACCTGGTTTTGACGGTGGCGCAGATTCTGCATCAGAATCAACTGAGGAAGGCGCATCAGAACATCGCAAACATAAGAAAAAAGGCAAAGGCGGAAAAGAAGATGCTATTGATGCGGAATACAAGGTTGAGGATGAGAAGAAGTAAGGCATTGTGCCAAATATTGCATTGAGTAACCTTACTTCGACGACGAGAAGAAATAATTAAATTTCGGCGGGATGTTAAATCCCGCCGATTTTTTTTAATTCTGCGTCCATCAAAATGCCGCCATAGGGCTGTTTTTTGCCGTTGAAGAATAGCGTTTCTGTTGCAGGGTCGATTTCTATTTTGTTGTGGTAAAGAATATTGAATGTATTAAGGTATGCCGGAACATCGCATTCTGTTTTCATATGGCCTTGAAATGTGTCTTTGTATTGTTCGAGTGCTTCAAAATCGCCATAATTTATGCATCTTTTGACAAATGGCGCATCGACCTTTCTTGCGCGCGGTTTTCGCGTAAAGATGGGACCTGCATCTGTTCCCGGAGTAACTTTATGTATTGTTGCCATTAATTCTGTTTCTCCTCCGACCATTGCATCATACACTGCGTCGTTGCCGACATATGCGCGCCATGCTTCGCCAGCTTCCGTCATATAATGTATTTTTGCGGTATCTTCATTTCCTGCGTTTAATATACTTCCGTTTTTAAGCCTCTGCAATGCAAGATTCCCAGGATGAACATTCAGCATCAGGATATTCTCCTTGTCAAGCCTGTCAAATACTGTTGGCGGTATTATCAGATTAAATCCTGAAAGCGCGATAACTTTCGGAGGCTCCTGAAGTGCCCAATCAAACACGACGTCGAAATACGCTTCTCTTTCTTTCGGATTTTTGAGATTATATCCAATAGGCTTAATCACTTTTGCTTCGTAGCCGTGTTCTTTTGCATATTCGATTCCTTCACAATCTTTTTGGCTGAAAAACCTTCCAGGTTTTTGAATTCCGCGACCTTTGTCTTTATCAAATCCGATTCCGCTGCTGAATCCGCCGCTTCCCCAAACATCGGGTTCCACGCGTTCGCCTGTGGGTTCGTATATTGTTTTTAAATTTGCCATAAAATCACCATTAGTTCATATGCTCAACACCGGCCTTGAAAACACGATGGCTGGGTTGGTATAATCCGCTTAAAGTGCCTTTTTCTTTCAGGACTTTGTATTTATCAGGCCGCTGGTAATCATAAGTCAGTCTCTCAAGATGCGGAAACAAGAACAGATTTCCACTCCATGCAAAGCCCGCAATATTTGCTGTAGAGCCATTGGGATTGAATCTATGCCCTCTTGACGACCTGAAAAACTCGCAGATATAGCCGTCCACGTATTCAAGCGCGATTATATTATTTTCACGCGCAAAAAGCAAGTCCTCAATAGGTACGTAAACCTTTCCTTCTCCATGCGATATTGGCGCATATAATGGCTCTTCACAATCTTTGAGCCCTTCCAGCCAAAAACTATCATTGTTTGGATTGACTTTCAAATCCCAGTAACCTGTTTCATGTTTTCCCGAGTTGTTCTGCTTTGTTCCGACCTTCATCGGGAACAGGTCTGATTTCGCCAGTATCTGGAAAGAATTGCATACACTATATATCGGGAATCTTTTGTCATTCAGTTTTTTCTTTAGTTTTTTGTAGAGCCCCGAAGCGACTGTTCTGTTTTTTATCGATTGCCCGGCGCCCAGATTATCCCCCATTGTGAAGCCGCCCGGAAGACCCAGACCGTCGCATTCTTCATCCAGAATGTCCGGGTTTTCCGTTAACTCTTCATACAAACAATATCTTACATCTGCCCCGGCCAGTTTCAATGCATTAAACAACTCACTTTCCGAATTAAATCCCAAACCGCGGGGAATAATAAAACGAGATTTATCCATAAACAAGACCTCCTTCTGCGCCCGCCATATTATGATAAATGCCAAGCATTGAGCCTACTTTTTCAGACAGCATTTCTTTGCCTCCATATTTCATTTTGATTTCAGCGCCTTTGACAGTACCAATCTTGCTGTATTTTCCGGCGAACAATTCTTCAAAGCGCTCCTTTTTTTCTTCGCTGACAGTCACAAGGAATCTGCCTTCTGTTTCGCCATACATTATTTCGTGAAGCTGCATTTCTTCTTCTTTGTCAAGCGCATCGACGTCAAACTCAATTCCTTTTTCGCCGGCCATTGCGGTGTTTTTGATAGCGGTCATCAAACCTCCTGCTTCAACATAAGTTGCCGAGTTAAGAAGCCGTTCATTGCAAGCCAGATTCATTTTTCCAAAAGTTTCAAACACAGTTTCAACGCTTTCATTGCTGACGCGCCCTATGCTGAACTCTTTTCCGGTTCTTTCTGAAAGCCAGTTGTAATATTCCGAGCCGCCCATGTCCGCTTTTGTTTTCGAGCCGACAACATAAACAGAATCGCCTTCTTCTTTGGCATCGATTGTTGTTATGTTGTTTACATCATCAATCTTCGCAAACGTTGTCATGAGAATCGTCGGAAAAACGCCGCGTTTTACAGGGTTTCCATTTTCGTCAAACATCGCTACCTGGTTGTACATTGAGTCTTTTCCTGAAATTACAGGAACTGCGCAGCCTTCGATGACTTTTGCCATTCCGCGGTTTGCTTCAATAAGCATTTTCTGGTACTTGGGATCATCAGAGCTTTGCCAGAGCGCCTGGTCTGTTGCAACCATCCAATCCAGATTTCCGCCCATAGCAATACTATTACCGATGGACCGCAAGAAAGCATTCATCCCCATCTTCTCAGAATCAATGTACGACTGCCTTTCAGTATGGCCGTATGATTGAATCAAACCTTCTGATGAGGTTATGTCAGGCATTATGCATGCCGATCTGGTTGAAATCCTGCCCTTGCCCTGTATGCAATGCTGGACGCTTAATCCTTTTACAGTGCTGTCCATTCTATCCATGAAAGGCGCGACAGAGCCGAGATTCGGGCGATTTAACATTTCGTAAAATTCCTTTTTTGCGCGCGCTTCTTCATTTTCACAGCCGCTAACAATCACTTCCAAAAAATCATTCAGTTCATTTTTCAGGTTCAGTTCTTTTTCAGCAGTTAATTTATAGTCTGCAGGGCGCAATTCTCTTTTCGGAAATCCGTGATGTATGAAACCCATATCAAGGTCAACAACCTTTTCATTGTTGGCATAAATTTCCGCTCTTCCGGAATTATTGAATGCGCCTATATCAGAGAATTCGACTTCGTGTTTTTTGAGTATTGCTTCGATTTCTTCTTTGTTATTTTTATCAACAGAGATTGCCATTCGCTCCTGCGATTCATTCATCAAGAGCTCTGCTGCTGTCATGCCCGGATATTTTTGCAGGAGCTTGTCAAGGTTTATGTCAAGGCCTCCAAGCTCTCCGCCGATTTCTTCAGCCATTTCAAGTGATGCGCAGCAAACACCGCCGGCACCCAAATCGGTTATGTATTTTATGAATCCCCTGTCGCGGAGTTCAATAAGCGCGTCAAACATTTTTTTCTGCGTGTATGCGTCGCCTATCTGTACCGCAGTTACCGGTGAATTCGCGTTCAGAACTTCTGATGAAAATGTGGCGCCGTGTATGCCGTCGATTCCCGCGCGCCCTCCGACAATATATAACCTGTCGTCTGCATCGATATGTTTTTCTTCCGAGGGCTTGCCGTTGATTGTCGGCGGGATTCTGCCTATGCTTCCGACGCCGACTATGGGCTTTCCGTTGTATCGCTCATGCTCTACAAGCATCCCGAGATTTATCGGAATTCCCATCTGGTTTCCGCCGTGCTCGACGCCTTTAACAACACCGTTGAATATCTGTTTTGGATTCAGGAGCAATTGCGTAAGCTTCTGATCCTTGAAGTAGCGCCTTATGTCATCTTTATGCCCCAGGTAATAGTATAAAGAATTTCCAATCAATTCTGCGCCAAGGCCGGTTCCCATCGGATCCCTATTGACACCGACAATTCCCGTAATGGCGCCGCCATAAGGGTCAAGCGCTGACGGAGTGTTATGAGTCTCCTTTTTAACTGCAAGGTTCCATTTCTCATTGAATTTGAACACTCCGGCATTGTCCTTGAAAATGGAAACGCCTAAATGAGGCTTATTTTTCAGAACTTTTTTTGTGGGTTTCTTGATGAATTCATCGAAAATACCATTTTCATTTTCCTCTGTATTTGTCTTGAATTTTGAATTGTAAAGCGAATGCCTGCAATGCTCGCTCCACATCTGCGCGAGAACTTCAAGCTCGACATTTGTCAGGGAGCCTTTCTTGTTCTGTCCGCGCGTATTTCTTTCGCTCAGGGAATACTCTTTTATCGCAAGCATGTAGTCTTTTGCAAGCGCCAGAGTTCCTCCGCGCTCTTTTTTTGGATTTCGCGCTAAATCAATATCTAGCGTGCCTTCTTTACCGGTTCTGCAAAGCTCTTCATACGGCATATCTGCCAAATCGATCATATGCATATTTGGCCGCGGCGGAAGAATTACGGGATGTATTTTTTTCTCAAACCCGCCCTTTTCTTCAAACGTTTTTCTTTTCTCTATTGTGATTTCGTGAATCAGGGGGTTTGATGCGACGCGCATAAGCTGGTCATTTATTAATTTATCTGATTCGTCATATTCTCCGCTTATATAGAAAACATTTGATGTGAAAACATCGATACCTTTGAGGCGGTGAAAATCAAGGTCTTTTTTCAGGACGCGCGAAGCATTGTCAGTAACGCCTGGTTTGAAGTCAACTCTCAGTACAAAATCCCAAATTTCCTGCGGATCAACGGGTTCGTTTATCAAAGCCTTTTGCGTTACTTCGTGATGCACTAATCCTGACGCCTTTTTTAGCTGGTCGCTGTCAAGTTCGGGGCCATATAATGTATATATTTGAGAACTGGAAACTTTTGCATCTTTTATTCCGATTTCGTGAAGTTCCTGCTCAAGGTCTGAAACAATTTCGGTTTCGCGTGCAGCCGCGGGTTCATAATCTTCATGGAGAACTCTGGAGAAAACTTCAATTGTGTTGATTGCTTTTGATTCAGACATCAATCGCGCCTCTAATTCACTACTGTTGATTACTGATAATTCAAAGCTTTTAAACGTTAGCGATATATATTCAATTAGACTTTTATGGCTCCAAAAAATTCCGGAATCGATTATTCTTCTTTTGTAGATTATGCCGCATTGGATCCTGTAAAACGAATGGCATTAGAACTTTTCGGGCCAACGCTAGCGTATCCTGAACAGCGACTTGGCATAAAAATTGTTCCGCAAACATTAGGTGCAACCGCTATAGCATTCGATACGCGTAAAATGAAGAATCCCAACAACATTCTAGTTGGAAATATCGAAGGCCTCGGAACTAAAAATAAGATCCCGGAGAATATGTACAAACAAGTTATTTTTGATAAAACAAAAATTGCTAATGAATTTGAAATACGGGATGCTTTTAGGAAAATTGGTATGGATACGTCCGCAATGTCTGTCAATGATGCTAATGGCATTGGTGCAGATGTTTTTGCATATCTTGACATGATTAGCGTAGGAAATTCAAGTTATCTTTCGGATAATGAAAAAATCCGTTGCTTGCTTCAGGGATATAGAGATGCTGCAGATGAAAATGGCTTTTCAATACCGCAGGGTGAGACCCCTGAATTAAAGGGTATTGTTGAAGCAGATACAGTTGATCTTGCAGGTGCAAGTTTCGGCGTGGTGGATGCCGATAGACTTATAACTGGATACAATATAAAAGAAGGAGATATAATATTTACATTAGAAAGTTCTGGTATACATGCAAACGGCGTCAGCAAGGCAAGAAAAATATGTGAGATGACAAAAGATGGATATTTCACAGAAACAGAAGATGGCTCAACTATTGGAGAGAAGCTACTTAATCCAACAATAATCTATCAGAGGTCTGTCCGCGAAATGCAAGCTAGGGAAATAGAACTTCATTTTCTTCAGCCGATAACAGGACATGCATGGGAGAAAATAGCAAGAACTAAACTGCCGTATGATTATGAGATACATCATGTTCCAAATTCTGCAGATACAGAAGCTATGGGTGTGTTTAACGAATTGGTAATGCTCGGAAAAGCATATAATAAGACAGTTTCACCAAGCGAAAGATTTAATCTGACCAATAGAGAGAATTATTATGTTTGGAACTGGGGCGCCGGATTAGTGGCTATTGCACCAAAAGAATCTCGTGAAGACATAATTCAATCCGGAGAGAAATATGACACTAAGGTTATTGAACTGGGAATAGTCAAAAAAGGTGAGCGGCGCGTAATCATGCCATTTAAAGAATGTGGGCAAAAAGTTGTTTATAAGCCATAATTCCGAAATCTGTTTT
This window of the Nanoarchaeota archaeon genome carries:
- a CDS encoding nucleotide exchange factor GrpE, yielding MADEKKAKDEAPKKEDHENPADFQAVSTPSAIESKSEAAKSVKQEKPQMNEVDLLKCELAEKTKLAGENLNRLKYLQAEFDNFRKREAADRKDFMKFANHELIAALLNIVDDFERAIAAAKDEKDKCALQMVHKRFVKVLEEHGVKPIDALGKKFDAHMHEAFLSEESDKEEGIVLEELQKGYMLFDRVIRHSKVKVARNKEKE
- a CDS encoding nucleotidyltransferase domain-containing protein → MKTLIKNDNALQDAQKFAELCKQELGENLASVVLFGSAARGTSGKWSDMDFCVIMKKRYDDKKEFGLKMRLREAFGRHADIIFREEKEIPQQIAANSAIDFEIMSDGTPVYGAQYFLKYKPLLKDAIKQNNLSRKQELGKGVWVYGRLRKHKAEKGAGSAA
- a CDS encoding HEPN domain-containing protein, yielding MEDLENIKLKRAPARLLEAHVDFESAKALSKSGIDSRSLYHSQQCAEKALKACLSKTNVGEIKSHTVVQYFQSEIMPLLTGELKEKFKDLHNLIWVEERWMDTRYEEFRAGKIKVPSMQFSADDAETGIKTAEKALLDCTNVVEFLFKKEIPKNTEGLKTLLNA
- the dnaK gene encoding molecular chaperone DnaK; translated protein: MASEKIIGIDLGTSNSQAAVMIGGKPTVIPSAEGATVAGKMFPSVVAFTKDGTLLVGEPARRQAVTNPEGTVMAAKRKMGTDFKYTIHGKTYTPQQISAFILQKIKKDAEAYIGEPVKKVVITVPAYFNDNQRQATKDAGSIAGLEVVRIINEPTAASLAYGLDKSGEHKVMVFDLGGGTLDVTILEFGEGIFEVKSTSGDTQLGGTDMDAAIIDWIVEEFKKQEGIDLKKDTMATQRVREAAEKAKIELSNVLSTDINLPYITVDQAGSGPKHLSLNMTRAKLESLIAPIVQRCVHPMEQAMKDAKMKKDDIKKIILVGGPTRMPVIQKFVEDFIGADKVAKGVDPMECVATGASIQGGVLAGDVKDLLLLDVTPLTLGIETLGSVATPLITRNSTIPTKKSQMFSTAADSQTAVTIHVIQGERPMANDNTSLGMFNLVGIPPAPRGVPQIEVTFDIDANGILNVTAKDHGTGKEQKITISATTKLSKDQIDKMVKEAEKFSDEDKKKKEEVEARNTADSLVYTTEKTLADLKDKITPEQKEKIEPALKALKDAVSGKDTEKIKQESENLSKAIQEIGASIYQQPGAQAGAGAGPAPGFDGGADSASESTEEGASEHRKHKKKGKGGKEDAIDAEYKVEDEKK
- a CDS encoding phosphoribosylformylglycinamidine synthase subunit PurQ, which produces MDKSRFIIPRGLGFNSESELFNALKLAGADVRYCLYEELTENPDILDEECDGLGLPGGFTMGDNLGAGQSIKNRTVASGLYKKLKKKLNDKRFPIYSVCNSFQILAKSDLFPMKVGTKQNNSGKHETGYWDLKVNPNNDSFWLEGLKDCEEPLYAPISHGEGKVYVPIEDLLFARENNIIALEYVDGYICEFFRSSRGHRFNPNGSTANIAGFAWSGNLFLFPHLERLTYDYQRPDKYKVLKEKGTLSGLYQPSHRVFKAGVEHMN